From the Hymenobacter yonginensis genome, one window contains:
- a CDS encoding PspA/IM30 family protein, translating to MNLFNRIFKIGQAEAHSAVNQFEDPIKMTEQGLRDLRQDLDKALHALAEVKALAIRSRNEAEAERSRALDYENKAVLLLQKAHRQELEAAEADRLATEALLKKTQHEAQAARATQEQQKFEASAQQLDQNVQQLKSTISQWDNELKTLKARVTVSTATKTINQQLAQLDSSGTVALLERMKDKVATEEALAESYGQIAQESKSIDQEIDKALGKDGSGQASADLQALKAKLGLG from the coding sequence ATGAACCTCTTCAACCGCATCTTCAAAATCGGGCAGGCCGAAGCGCATTCGGCGGTCAACCAGTTCGAGGACCCTATCAAAATGACCGAGCAAGGCCTGCGCGACCTACGCCAGGACTTGGACAAGGCCCTGCACGCGCTGGCGGAGGTGAAGGCTCTGGCCATCCGCAGCCGTAACGAGGCCGAAGCGGAGCGCAGCCGCGCCCTCGACTACGAAAACAAGGCCGTGTTGCTGCTCCAGAAGGCCCACCGCCAGGAGCTGGAAGCCGCCGAAGCCGACCGCCTCGCCACGGAAGCCCTGCTCAAGAAAACCCAGCACGAAGCCCAGGCCGCCCGCGCCACGCAGGAACAGCAGAAGTTTGAGGCCTCAGCCCAGCAGCTCGACCAGAACGTGCAGCAGCTCAAAAGCACCATCTCACAGTGGGACAACGAGCTGAAAACCCTGAAAGCCCGCGTGACGGTGAGCACGGCCACCAAAACCATCAACCAGCAGCTGGCCCAGCTGGATTCGTCGGGCACGGTGGCGCTGCTGGAGCGCATGAAGGACAAGGTGGCCACCGAGGAAGCCCTGGCCGAATCGTACGGGCAGATTGCACAGGAAAGCAAATCTATCGACCAGGAAATCGATAAGGCGCTGGGCAAGGACGGCAGCGGCCAAGCCTCCGCCGATTTGCAGGCTTTGAAGGCCAAACTGGGGCTGGGGTAA
- a CDS encoding OB-fold-containig protein, producing the protein MTELLHAAVSPPNLLPTGLLVFVLLYWLTVLLGVLDFKTIDVDTDHAGHLGTDGHAAPDTAHAGVSWLNHALAFFNLGRVPLMVFVSLVALPWWVGSILLNYYLGNTSGLLGLALLMPLLLGSLLVGKVLTTPFVRLFAAMEHNHDSGAQPLGKVCTLLLPASQEQLGQASVPQRAGAPLVLNVRAASAATELKKGDTALIIDYDAARRCYLVEPYDAP; encoded by the coding sequence ATGACCGAACTTCTACACGCTGCCGTTTCGCCGCCCAACCTGCTGCCGACTGGCCTGCTGGTATTCGTGCTGCTCTATTGGCTGACGGTGCTGCTGGGGGTGCTCGACTTCAAGACCATCGACGTGGATACCGACCACGCCGGGCACCTGGGCACTGATGGCCACGCCGCGCCCGATACGGCCCATGCGGGCGTGAGCTGGCTGAACCACGCGCTGGCATTTTTCAACCTGGGCCGGGTGCCGCTAATGGTGTTCGTGAGCCTGGTGGCGCTGCCGTGGTGGGTGGGCAGCATCCTGCTGAATTACTACCTGGGCAACACATCGGGGCTGCTGGGGCTGGCACTGCTGATGCCGCTGCTGCTGGGCAGCCTGCTGGTGGGCAAGGTGCTGACCACGCCGTTTGTGCGGCTGTTTGCGGCCATGGAGCACAACCACGACAGCGGCGCGCAGCCGCTGGGCAAAGTCTGCACGCTGCTGCTGCCCGCCAGCCAGGAGCAACTGGGCCAGGCCAGCGTGCCGCAGCGCGCCGGCGCGCCGCTGGTGCTCAATGTGCGGGCCGCCTCAGCCGCCACCGAGCTAAAAAAAGGCGACACGGCCCTGATAATAGACTACGATGCCGCCCGCCGCTGCTACCTTGTGGAGCCCTATGACGCGCCCTGA
- a CDS encoding flotillin family protein has protein sequence MLEQLSLAVLVIVAVLILGFIAIVARMYKKAVQGEALVRTGMGETKVSFSGIFIVPVLHKLEVMDIKLKTIIIQRAGSEGLVCKDNLRADVKVNFFVRVNKTHDDVLNVAQSIGAHRASDPLALENLFDAKFSEALKTVGKHFDFIELYNSREQFKQEILRIIGTDLNGYVLDDCAIDYLEQTPLTALNQDNILDAEGIKKIIALTSEQKIQANSIQREQQKTIKKQDVEAQETILQLEKQLIENQEKQKREIANIKARENAEAAKVQQEETLKSEKARIATEEEVGIAEQNRDRQVLVAERNKQRTDAVETERVAQAKALEINERERIVALAQIEKEKALEEEKKNIQTIIRERITVEKATVQEEEKIKDTRAQALAEREKLVALTAAKQQAEAATVTLVGNADMERQAAEFRAKQALIDAEAEKAAAEFKGQAIRTLAEAEASKATAVGLAEAQVMQAKATARQKEGETEAAVLQLTAAAEAQAIQAKAGAQAEADEKLGLVAAKVNREKGQADADIIQFRADADQKKGLAEAAVSEQKFAVEAKGIEAKADAMKKLDGVGKDHEEFKLRLDKDKSVELAQINIQKDIAASQAGVIGEALKAAKIDIVGGETMFFDQIIGSITKGKMIDRTVHNSEVLGTVKDAFFSQDGGGDFKANLRRFVDQFGLSSEDMKNLSVSALLLKMMNQAGDDTTRATITQLASTAVALGIGDKPARML, from the coding sequence ATGCTGGAACAACTCTCTCTTGCGGTGCTGGTCATCGTCGCCGTTCTTATTCTGGGCTTTATTGCCATTGTGGCCCGCATGTATAAAAAGGCCGTGCAGGGCGAGGCCCTAGTGCGCACGGGCATGGGCGAAACTAAGGTATCGTTCAGCGGCATCTTCATTGTGCCGGTGTTGCACAAGTTGGAGGTGATGGACATCAAGCTCAAAACCATCATCATCCAGCGGGCCGGCTCCGAGGGGCTGGTGTGCAAAGACAACCTGCGGGCCGATGTGAAGGTGAACTTCTTCGTGCGCGTCAACAAAACCCACGACGACGTGCTGAACGTGGCCCAGAGCATCGGGGCACACCGCGCCTCCGACCCGCTGGCCCTGGAAAACCTCTTCGACGCCAAGTTTTCGGAAGCCCTCAAAACTGTGGGCAAGCACTTCGATTTTATTGAGCTGTACAACTCCCGCGAGCAGTTCAAGCAGGAAATCCTGCGCATCATCGGCACCGACCTCAACGGCTACGTGCTCGACGACTGCGCCATCGACTACCTGGAGCAAACCCCGCTCACGGCCCTGAACCAGGACAACATTCTGGACGCCGAGGGTATCAAGAAGATTATTGCCCTGACCTCGGAGCAGAAAATCCAGGCCAACTCCATCCAGCGCGAGCAGCAGAAAACCATCAAGAAGCAGGACGTAGAGGCCCAGGAAACCATTCTGCAGCTGGAAAAGCAGCTGATTGAAAACCAGGAAAAGCAGAAGCGGGAAATTGCCAACATCAAGGCTCGCGAAAACGCCGAGGCGGCCAAGGTGCAGCAGGAAGAAACCCTGAAATCGGAGAAGGCGCGCATTGCCACCGAGGAAGAAGTGGGCATTGCCGAGCAGAACCGCGACCGGCAGGTGCTGGTGGCCGAGCGCAACAAGCAGCGCACCGATGCCGTGGAAACCGAGCGTGTAGCCCAGGCCAAAGCCCTGGAAATAAACGAGCGGGAGCGGATTGTGGCCCTGGCCCAGATTGAAAAGGAGAAGGCCCTGGAAGAAGAGAAAAAGAACATCCAGACCATTATCCGCGAGCGAATCACGGTGGAAAAGGCCACGGTGCAGGAAGAAGAAAAAATCAAGGATACCCGCGCCCAAGCCCTGGCCGAGCGCGAAAAGCTGGTGGCCCTGACGGCCGCTAAGCAGCAGGCAGAAGCCGCTACCGTCACGCTGGTAGGCAACGCCGACATGGAGCGCCAAGCCGCCGAGTTCCGCGCCAAGCAGGCCCTCATTGATGCCGAAGCCGAGAAGGCCGCCGCCGAGTTCAAGGGCCAGGCCATCCGCACGCTGGCCGAAGCCGAAGCCAGCAAGGCCACGGCCGTAGGCCTGGCCGAAGCCCAGGTGATGCAGGCCAAAGCCACCGCCCGCCAGAAAGAAGGCGAAACCGAGGCCGCCGTACTCCAGCTCACCGCCGCCGCCGAGGCCCAGGCCATCCAGGCCAAAGCCGGTGCCCAGGCCGAAGCCGACGAGAAGCTGGGCTTAGTAGCCGCCAAAGTGAACCGCGAAAAAGGCCAGGCCGACGCCGACATCATCCAGTTCCGCGCCGACGCCGACCAGAAGAAGGGTCTGGCCGAAGCGGCCGTATCGGAGCAGAAATTCGCGGTGGAAGCCAAGGGCATCGAAGCCAAGGCCGACGCCATGAAGAAGCTCGACGGCGTGGGCAAAGACCACGAGGAATTCAAGCTGCGCCTCGACAAGGACAAGTCGGTGGAGCTGGCCCAGATCAACATCCAGAAGGACATTGCCGCCTCCCAGGCCGGCGTCATCGGCGAGGCCCTCAAGGCTGCCAAAATCGACATCGTGGGCGGCGAAACCATGTTCTTCGACCAGATCATCGGCTCCATCACCAAGGGCAAGATGATTGACCGCACGGTACACAACTCCGAAGTGCTGGGCACCGTGAAGGACGCCTTCTTCTCCCAGGACGGCGGCGGCGACTTCAAAGCCAACCTGCGCCGCTTCGTGGACCAGTTCGGCCTGAGCTCGGAGGACATGAAGAACCTGAGCGTCTCGGCCCTGCTGCTGAAGATGATGAACCAAGCCGGCGACGACACCACCCGCGCCACCATCACACAGCTGGCCAGCACGGCTGTGGCGCTGGGCATCGGAGACAAGCCGGCGCGGATGCTGTAA
- a CDS encoding DUF3592 domain-containing protein, whose amino-acid sequence MTRRQAVGITIALAFCIALFAGLIYFIRADRAEKRAAILKNPGYATGIITRVRRYKSRRVSVRYTVGGVEHLLRARVSRNFLRTHAKGDTTAVIYAKSDPANAILKARLRSSRN is encoded by the coding sequence ATGACCCGTCGGCAAGCTGTGGGTATCACAATTGCACTGGCTTTCTGTATTGCCCTTTTTGCCGGTCTTATTTACTTCATAAGAGCGGATAGAGCCGAAAAGCGCGCGGCTATCCTAAAAAATCCGGGGTACGCTACGGGCATCATTACCCGAGTCAGAAGGTACAAGAGCCGGCGTGTATCCGTGCGGTATACTGTGGGCGGCGTGGAGCATTTGCTTCGGGCACGGGTGTCCAGAAACTTTTTGCGCACCCACGCCAAAGGCGACACTACCGCCGTCATCTACGCTAAATCTGATCCAGCTAATGCTATCCTGAAGGCCCGGTTGCGGTCCTCCCGAAACTAA
- a CDS encoding DNA repair ATPase — protein sequence MEAQATQLETGTYEILRNRLLKSSTDLRQRLDTLNAERKQVFGAVDTRLLGTGRISTENNCVAWDMVPVGQRFIFGYNVVLGLKAEPDLADVFGVYEYTGHEFHPLGLELLQHPQFLEEFRNLYRYYKNTQFVKFAVIGVHLFMVFRVGKSASDVKTFKWLIQGDTLTYLDNRSDHEYTFPPQHEFQWKRATRDMQRGGKHPHISIEDKVFVETVGGDLTIKIEDNTSTGQGILSEPVDDKDQTLDDSEIYYAVVGNLILLKIRPYQEQQYRHFIFNHRLKTAQRLDALADACVLLPDGQGLIFPHGFYLQTGDNKLFDNGLREMLFEKRVVSPNGEDFLYVFFNKDHGTYLLLSYNRIAQRVDNPIVCHGYALFENGELCYFRADDEPKKHHAVQIWQTPYTAPDFQLPVTSDSYLYKLGNKEIVRAMSEVQEVLTLAGKDDSYAGLYLDLIRQTTALTDAYHWLREPAAQALAEPLAEIRQTATAAVEEFEKVQSIRKNTAQQTAAVFQKADELTGRIRRSAPDTVTEFVQLLGELRGVRGEVISLKELRYVELPAVEKHAQDLEALSKEVALQTVDFLLRPDALLPYSQRVQAIADGVEQVQKTIEADQREQETAAVAQELELLIEVVSNLPIPDPTQTTAIIDNISTVYARFNQIRAALKRRRQALAGTEAQAEFTAQLKLLEQALTNYLDLADTPAKCDEYLTKLMVQLEELEGKFPDFDQFIEQLTTRREQVVEAFESKKTALVAARNQRATALLQSAERLLKAVQSRVSRLESVADINGYFAADVMVEKVRQTAQDLLSLGDSVKADDVQSRLKTLRENAVRQLRDRADLFADGGQTLRFGTHAFTVNTQPLELTVVLRDGDLHYHLTGTNFFQKITDPALLASRSVWEQTVVSENQDVYRAEFLAWRILEAAQHPAPANSEAGRPAVLSVPELTHLSPAELLAYAQQFMAARYQEGYLKGVHDHDAALLLTALVRLTRTADLLRYPADTRAAAALYWLRFADPDQRAHWERQLQGIGVLLQVFPDSQEFDQLKAELQTAVETFAAQTNLFTPEQVQEAGDYLFHELTHTGSFIISQEAADLHQQFQKQLQDRHATDLFQQSIAQLQDQPVAQFQLVRQWVQSCLTPRPPLLQREGATATREILPTPQVTSDLQSSGSPSLKERGPGGGVLETAVLLLTHTFDPARVVHTPTTETLEGFQGTHPRIITNSENQTTKNEYHLNFPEFRRRLLHYDRATVAQFEQFQETKKQLLARAAEDLRLEDFRPRVLTSFVRNQLIDKVYLPIIGANLAKQIGTAGEGKRTDLMGLLLLISPPGYGKTTLMEYVANRLGLIFMKINGPAIGHAVTSVDPAQAPNAGARQELEKLNLAFEMGDNVMIYVDDIQHCHPEFLQKFISLCDAQRKIEGVYQGHARTYDFRGRKVAVVMAGNPYTESGDVFQLPDMLANRADIYNLGDILTAGSEDAFRLSYLENALTSNTALARLATQSPQDVPALIRLAETGQQDGLSFEGNHSPEELNEYVAVLGQLLRLRDVVAQVNAAYIASAAQADAYRTEPPFKLQGSYRNMNKLAEKVRPVMNDQEITDLLAAHYESEAQTLTSATEANLLKLRELLGWLTPEQAARWQQIKQTYLDNLRHSGPAQLLQMLEKLENIAGGLSGIREALKRE from the coding sequence ATGGAAGCCCAAGCTACCCAACTCGAAACCGGCACCTACGAAATTCTGCGCAACCGCCTGCTCAAAAGCAGCACCGACCTGCGCCAGCGCCTCGATACCCTCAACGCGGAGCGCAAGCAGGTGTTCGGGGCCGTGGATACGCGCCTGCTAGGCACCGGCCGCATCAGCACCGAAAACAACTGCGTGGCCTGGGACATGGTGCCGGTGGGCCAGCGGTTCATTTTCGGCTACAACGTGGTGCTGGGGCTGAAGGCGGAGCCGGATCTGGCCGACGTGTTTGGGGTGTACGAGTACACCGGGCACGAATTTCATCCGCTGGGGCTGGAGCTGCTGCAGCACCCGCAGTTTCTGGAGGAGTTCCGCAACCTCTACCGCTACTACAAGAACACCCAGTTCGTGAAGTTCGCCGTCATTGGCGTGCACCTGTTCATGGTGTTTCGGGTGGGCAAGAGTGCGTCGGATGTAAAGACGTTTAAGTGGCTGATCCAGGGCGACACGCTCACCTACCTCGACAACCGCTCCGACCACGAGTACACCTTCCCGCCCCAGCACGAGTTCCAGTGGAAGCGCGCCACCCGCGACATGCAGCGCGGCGGCAAGCACCCCCACATCAGCATCGAGGACAAGGTGTTCGTGGAAACCGTAGGCGGGGATTTGACCATCAAAATCGAGGACAACACAAGCACTGGCCAGGGCATTCTGAGCGAGCCGGTCGATGACAAAGACCAGACCCTCGACGACTCGGAAATCTACTACGCGGTAGTCGGCAACCTGATTCTGCTCAAAATCCGGCCCTACCAGGAGCAGCAGTACCGCCACTTCATCTTCAACCACCGGCTCAAAACCGCCCAGCGCCTCGACGCCCTGGCCGATGCCTGCGTGCTGCTGCCCGACGGCCAGGGCCTGATTTTCCCGCACGGTTTCTACCTGCAAACCGGCGACAACAAGCTGTTCGACAACGGCCTGCGCGAGATGCTGTTTGAGAAGCGCGTGGTGTCGCCGAACGGGGAGGATTTCCTGTACGTGTTCTTCAACAAAGACCACGGCACCTACCTGCTGCTGAGCTATAACCGCATTGCCCAGCGCGTGGACAACCCCATTGTGTGCCACGGCTACGCTTTGTTTGAGAACGGCGAGCTGTGCTACTTCCGCGCCGACGACGAGCCCAAGAAGCACCACGCCGTGCAAATCTGGCAGACGCCCTACACCGCCCCCGATTTCCAGCTGCCCGTCACCTCCGACTCCTACCTCTACAAGCTGGGCAACAAGGAGATTGTGCGGGCCATGAGCGAGGTGCAGGAAGTGCTGACCCTCGCCGGCAAAGACGACAGCTACGCCGGCCTCTACCTCGACCTGATCCGCCAGACCACTGCCCTCACCGACGCCTACCACTGGCTGCGCGAGCCGGCGGCCCAGGCCCTGGCCGAGCCTCTGGCCGAAATACGCCAGACGGCCACGGCGGCCGTGGAGGAGTTCGAGAAGGTGCAGAGCATCCGCAAAAACACGGCCCAGCAAACGGCCGCCGTGTTTCAGAAAGCCGACGAGCTGACCGGCCGCATCCGCCGCTCAGCGCCCGATACCGTCACGGAGTTTGTGCAGCTGCTGGGCGAATTGCGCGGGGTGCGGGGCGAGGTTATTTCGCTGAAGGAGCTGCGCTACGTGGAGTTGCCGGCCGTGGAAAAGCACGCCCAGGACCTGGAAGCCCTGAGCAAGGAAGTGGCGCTGCAAACCGTGGACTTCCTGCTCCGGCCCGATGCCCTCCTGCCCTACTCCCAGCGCGTGCAGGCCATTGCCGACGGCGTAGAGCAGGTGCAGAAAACCATCGAGGCCGACCAGCGCGAGCAGGAAACCGCCGCCGTGGCCCAGGAGCTGGAGCTGCTGATTGAGGTGGTGAGCAACCTGCCCATCCCCGACCCCACCCAGACTACGGCCATCATCGACAACATCTCGACGGTGTACGCCCGCTTCAACCAGATTCGGGCGGCGCTGAAGAGGCGACGGCAGGCCCTGGCCGGCACCGAGGCCCAGGCCGAATTCACGGCCCAGCTCAAGCTGCTGGAACAGGCCCTCACCAACTACCTCGACCTGGCCGACACGCCCGCCAAGTGCGACGAGTACCTCACCAAGCTGATGGTGCAGCTGGAAGAGCTGGAAGGTAAATTCCCCGACTTCGACCAGTTCATCGAGCAGCTCACCACCCGCCGCGAGCAGGTGGTGGAAGCCTTTGAGTCGAAGAAAACGGCCCTGGTGGCGGCCCGCAACCAGCGCGCCACGGCCCTGCTGCAAAGCGCGGAGCGGCTGCTGAAAGCGGTGCAGAGCCGCGTCAGCCGGCTGGAATCAGTGGCCGACATCAACGGCTACTTTGCCGCCGACGTGATGGTGGAGAAAGTGCGCCAGACCGCGCAGGACCTGCTCAGCCTCGGCGACTCGGTGAAGGCCGACGACGTGCAGAGCCGCCTGAAAACCCTGCGCGAAAACGCCGTGCGCCAGCTCCGCGACCGGGCCGACCTGTTCGCCGACGGCGGCCAGACCCTGCGCTTCGGTACCCACGCCTTCACCGTGAACACCCAGCCCCTGGAACTGACTGTGGTGCTGCGCGACGGCGACCTGCACTATCACCTCACCGGCACCAACTTCTTCCAGAAGATAACCGACCCCGCCCTGTTGGCCTCCCGGTCCGTGTGGGAGCAAACCGTGGTATCAGAAAACCAGGACGTGTACCGGGCCGAGTTTCTGGCCTGGCGCATCCTGGAGGCCGCCCAGCACCCCGCCCCCGCCAACTCCGAGGCCGGCCGGCCCGCCGTGTTGTCGGTGCCCGAGCTAACCCACCTCAGCCCCGCCGAGCTGCTGGCTTACGCGCAGCAGTTCATGGCCGCGCGCTACCAGGAAGGCTACCTCAAAGGCGTGCACGACCACGACGCCGCCCTGCTGCTCACGGCCCTCGTCCGCCTCACCCGCACGGCAGACTTACTACGCTACCCGGCCGATACCCGCGCCGCAGCCGCCCTCTACTGGCTCCGCTTCGCCGACCCCGACCAGCGCGCCCACTGGGAGCGGCAGCTGCAGGGCATCGGCGTGCTGCTCCAGGTATTTCCCGATTCCCAGGAGTTCGACCAGCTGAAGGCCGAGCTGCAAACCGCCGTCGAAACCTTCGCTGCCCAAACTAACCTGTTCACGCCAGAACAGGTGCAGGAAGCCGGCGACTACCTGTTCCACGAGCTGACCCACACCGGCAGCTTCATCATCTCCCAAGAAGCCGCCGACCTGCACCAGCAGTTCCAGAAGCAGTTGCAGGACCGCCACGCCACCGACCTCTTCCAGCAGTCCATAGCCCAACTCCAGGACCAGCCCGTAGCGCAGTTCCAGCTGGTGCGGCAGTGGGTGCAGAGCTGCCTCACCCCCCGGCCCCCTCTCCTTCAGAGAGAGGGAGCCACAGCGACACGGGAAATTCTGCCCACTCCACAGGTAACATCGGACCTACAATCGTCAGGCTCCCCCTCTCTGAAGGAGAGGGGGCCGGGGGGTGGGGTCCTCGAAACCGCCGTCCTCCTGCTCACCCACACCTTCGACCCCGCCCGCGTCGTCCACACGCCCACCACCGAAACCCTCGAAGGCTTCCAGGGCACCCACCCGCGCATCATCACGAACAGCGAGAACCAAACAACGAAAAACGAATACCACCTCAACTTCCCCGAGTTCCGCCGCCGCCTGCTGCACTACGACCGCGCCACCGTGGCCCAGTTCGAGCAGTTTCAGGAGACGAAAAAGCAGCTGCTGGCCCGGGCGGCCGAAGACCTGCGCCTGGAGGATTTCCGGCCCCGCGTACTCACGTCATTCGTGCGCAATCAGCTGATTGACAAAGTGTACCTACCCATCATCGGGGCCAACCTGGCCAAGCAGATCGGGACGGCCGGCGAGGGCAAGCGCACCGACCTGATGGGCCTGCTGCTGCTGATTTCGCCGCCCGGCTACGGCAAAACCACCCTGATGGAGTACGTGGCCAACCGCCTGGGCCTCATCTTCATGAAAATCAACGGCCCGGCCATCGGGCACGCCGTCACCAGCGTCGACCCCGCCCAGGCCCCCAACGCCGGGGCGCGGCAGGAGCTGGAGAAGCTGAATCTGGCCTTCGAGATGGGCGACAACGTGATGATTTACGTCGACGACATTCAGCACTGCCACCCCGAGTTTCTGCAGAAGTTCATCTCGCTCTGCGACGCCCAGCGCAAGATTGAGGGCGTGTACCAGGGCCACGCCCGCACCTATGACTTCCGCGGCCGCAAGGTGGCCGTGGTGATGGCCGGCAACCCCTACACTGAAAGCGGCGACGTATTCCAGCTGCCCGACATGCTGGCCAACCGCGCCGACATCTACAACCTCGGCGACATCCTCACGGCCGGCTCCGAAGACGCCTTCCGCCTCTCCTACCTCGAAAACGCCCTCACCAGCAACACGGCCCTCGCCCGCCTCGCCACCCAAAGCCCCCAGGACGTGCCCGCCCTCATCCGCCTCGCCGAAACCGGCCAGCAGGACGGCCTCAGCTTCGAGGGCAACCACTCGCCCGAGGAGCTCAACGAGTACGTGGCCGTGCTCGGCCAGCTGCTGCGCCTGCGCGACGTGGTGGCCCAAGTAAACGCCGCCTACATTGCCAGCGCCGCCCAGGCCGACGCCTACCGCACCGAGCCGCCGTTCAAGCTGCAGGGCTCCTACCGCAACATGAACAAGCTGGCCGAGAAAGTCCGCCCCGTCATGAACGACCAGGAAATAACGGACCTGCTGGCCGCCCACTACGAAAGCGAAGCCCAAACCCTGACCAGCGCCACCGAAGCCAACCTGCTTAAGCTGCGCGAGCTACTCGGCTGGCTCACCCCCGAGCAAGCCGCCCGCTGGCAGCAAATCAAGCAAACCTACCTCGACAACCTCCGCCACTCCGGCCCCGCCCAGCTCCTGCAAATGCTCGAGAAACTGGAAAACATTGCCGGCGGCCTCAGTGGCATCCGGGAGGCGCTAAAACGCGAGTAA
- a CDS encoding GIY-YIG nuclease family protein → MYVYILTNPAHTVLYIGITNDLPRRLHEHSNGLGDAGKFTGRYQTNLLIYFELCPDPTQAIAREKQLKGWTRAKKEALIAAFNPTWTTIDPATWSDDL, encoded by the coding sequence ATGTATGTCTACATCCTCACCAATCCGGCGCACACTGTCCTCTACATCGGCATCACCAACGACTTGCCACGACGCCTGCACGAGCATAGCAATGGTCTGGGCGATGCGGGCAAATTCACGGGCCGCTATCAAACCAACCTACTGATCTATTTCGAACTATGCCCTGACCCCACCCAAGCCATAGCCCGCGAAAAGCAGCTAAAAGGTTGGACCCGGGCCAAAAAAGAAGCCCTGATAGCCGCCTTCAATCCGACCTGGACCACTATCGACCCCGCTACCTGGTCAGACGACTTATAG
- a CDS encoding PAS domain-containing sensor histidine kinase, with translation MLDFPSLFMAQVQASTQVQFVYDIAAGQVVFVNAAYGPVLLGTNAGVNAELPALLARIHPDDQAYLAEHWARWMRGEQLSEIEVRLQRVGESAQWFAAIPYYHVGEAGGPLLVCTLHDISAAKHHQANSDLFNSRKNVTLEVLSHDASGAFIMVEQLAQYLREELPEAVQPQVAQMLTMLENTSRESVKMIRDLINLEFTAAVATNLKVDRVDLGDIMRGPLAQLQLGYKLLGHHFTYSLPAEAVYVNLDVSKFTQVVINLVSNAMKFTRDEGYVQVTVTGLPDRARVQVADDGIGIPAAMLPHVFERFTRARRLGLRGEETIGLGLSLCKTIVEWHEGTLSVSSVEGKGSVFTVEIPLAEGALSRLPDELVEAAGF, from the coding sequence ATGCTTGATTTTCCTTCCCTTTTCATGGCCCAGGTGCAGGCCAGCACCCAGGTGCAGTTCGTGTACGACATAGCCGCCGGGCAGGTGGTTTTCGTGAATGCGGCCTACGGGCCGGTGCTGCTGGGCACCAATGCCGGCGTCAATGCCGAACTCCCCGCTTTGCTGGCCCGCATTCACCCCGACGACCAGGCCTACCTGGCCGAGCACTGGGCGCGGTGGATGCGGGGCGAGCAGCTAAGTGAAATCGAGGTCCGGTTGCAGCGCGTGGGCGAGTCGGCGCAGTGGTTTGCGGCCATTCCCTATTACCACGTGGGCGAAGCCGGTGGCCCGCTACTGGTTTGTACCCTGCACGATATCAGTGCGGCCAAGCACCACCAGGCCAATTCGGACTTGTTCAACAGCCGCAAAAATGTGACGCTGGAGGTGCTTTCGCACGACGCGAGCGGGGCCTTTATCATGGTGGAACAGCTGGCGCAATACCTGCGCGAAGAGCTGCCGGAGGCGGTCCAGCCCCAGGTCGCGCAGATGCTTACCATGCTGGAGAACACCAGCCGGGAGAGCGTGAAAATGATTCGCGACCTGATCAACCTCGAATTTACGGCGGCCGTGGCCACCAACCTGAAGGTGGATCGGGTGGACCTGGGCGACATCATGCGCGGCCCGTTGGCGCAGCTGCAACTCGGCTATAAGCTGCTGGGGCACCATTTCACGTATTCGCTGCCGGCCGAGGCGGTGTACGTGAACCTGGACGTGAGCAAGTTCACGCAGGTGGTTATCAATCTGGTGAGCAACGCCATGAAGTTCACCCGCGACGAAGGCTACGTGCAAGTGACCGTAACGGGGCTGCCGGACCGGGCGCGGGTGCAGGTAGCCGACGACGGTATCGGGATTCCGGCGGCCATGCTGCCGCACGTGTTCGAGCGGTTTACCAGGGCCCGGCGGCTGGGCCTGCGGGGCGAGGAAACCATTGGCCTGGGACTGTCGCTCTGCAAAACTATCGTGGAGTGGCACGAAGGCACGCTGTCGGTGAGCAGCGTGGAGGGCAAAGGCAGCGTGTTTACCGTGGAAATTCCGCTGGCTGAAGGGGCGCTGAGCCGGCTGCCTGACGAATTGGTAGAGGCTGCTGGTTTTTAG